The genomic interval CGGCTCCAGCCGCGAGGAACGCCGCGAACAGCAGCACGAAGGCGATCGGCGGGAACTGCACAGAATACTGAAACGAATTGGCCGAGACCATATAAATGTCGCGTAGCTCACTAGTTTGATCCGGAATTTCCCGGGAATCGGACTCCGCTCGCGACGCGGTCATCGGTGCAGTCGGTCGGCACGCCGACTATTCGAAGGGGTCGAGTCCACGCACGAGTCTCACCCGCCCGGCGAGGCTACTCCGGGTCGCCGCCGGTGCGACGGATGGAGTAGCGGGCGAGTCGGTAGAGGATGACGGCGAAGAGTGCGAACGCGAACAGTTCGACGAGGTACAATTCGACCACTTCGATCGGCGTGACCGCTCCGACGAGGACGCTCCGCGTCGCCGTCAACACGGCGTACGCGATAACCAGCGTCAGCGCTGGCATCGTGACCACCAACACCCCTGTCAAAGCGAGCCAGAAGCGCTCGGAGCGGACTGGGCGCTCCGCCGCCGTGTTCGACCCGCCGGTGTGCCGCCCTTCCTCTTGCCCGTGCGTCTCCGTCCCGTCGACCATACCAAACGATGTTCCCGAGTGCTCTTAACAGTAGCTACAAAATGACCGACATGGTAATATCTATGCTTGACGTTTAGCAGACTGTGAAATTCTTGGCGGGATCTCGCCCTCGTGGGCTCGGAGGAGGTACGCGGTGAGGACGCTGATGCGGTCCACGCCGCCGACCCTGCGGTCGCGAGTCGGTCGAGCCGGCGCGACCGCTTTCGTCGCGTACGCCTTCTACCTCGCACTCGGTGACCCGACGGATCCGTTCGACCTCGTGACCGGCGCAGCCAGCGCGGTCGTCGTCGGGGTTGTCCTCGGCGTGGTGGCGTTCACACGGACGCCGACCCGCGGGACGCTCACGACCGTCGCTCGTGCGACCGTCTTCTTCCCGGTCCTCCTCGTTGCGGTCGTGCGGGCCAACGTCTCGTTGGCACGGGTGCTCCTCGACCCCGACCTCCCCATCGAGCCCGAGGTCGTTCGGGTCCCCGGTCCCGAGGGGCCGTTCGGCCAAGCGCTGTTAGCGAACAGTATCACGCTCACGCCGGGGACGCTCACCCTCGACATCGTCGACGACGAACTGGTCGTCCACACACTCACCCCTGAGAGTCGCGCGGACCTCGAGTCCGGGACGCTCCAACGGTGGGTCGCCTACGTCATCGGCGAGACGTCGATGCCGGCGGTCTCGACGCGACCGTTTGTCCGCGAGGGTGAGCGACAATGACGCCACTGCTAACTGCGGGGCTGCTCGCTGGAGCGACGGCGCTACTCGTCCTCGCGCTCGCGCTGTTCGCACGAGTCGCCCGCGGCCCGACGCCGGCCGACCGCGTCATCGCGGTCAACGTCATCGGGACGGCGACGGTCGTCGTCATCGCGCTGGTGAGCGCCGGCCTCGGCGAACCGGGCTTCCTCGACGTGGCGCTGGTGTACGCCCTGTTGAACTTCCTGCTGTCGCTCGGGCTGTCGCGCTTCTCGGTCGAGCGCGGGGGGTTGCTGTGACTCCCGTCGAGGTCGTCGTGTTGGCCCTCGTCGCCGGGAGCGTCGCGTTCTCGATGCTCGCCGTGGTCGGCTTTGCGCGACTCCCAGACGTGTTCGCGCGGACCCACGCCGCCTCGAAGAGCGAGACGCTCGGCGCGTTGCTCGGCCTCGGGGCC from Halobaculum marinum carries:
- a CDS encoding Na+/H+ antiporter subunit E; amino-acid sequence: MRSTPPTLRSRVGRAGATAFVAYAFYLALGDPTDPFDLVTGAASAVVVGVVLGVVAFTRTPTRGTLTTVARATVFFPVLLVAVVRANVSLARVLLDPDLPIEPEVVRVPGPEGPFGQALLANSITLTPGTLTLDIVDDELVVHTLTPESRADLESGTLQRWVAYVIGETSMPAVSTRPFVREGERQ
- a CDS encoding monovalent cation/H+ antiporter complex subunit F; translation: MTPLLTAGLLAGATALLVLALALFARVARGPTPADRVIAVNVIGTATVVVIALVSAGLGEPGFLDVALVYALLNFLLSLGLSRFSVERGGLL